Proteins co-encoded in one Arachis hypogaea cultivar Tifrunner chromosome 13, arahy.Tifrunner.gnm2.J5K5, whole genome shotgun sequence genomic window:
- the LOC112732718 gene encoding short-chain dehydrogenase TIC 32, chloroplastic isoform X1, whose product MWFLGWKGESGFSASSTAEQVTQGIDGHGLTAIVTGATSGLGLETTRVLALRGVHVVMAVRNVESGTKVKETILKEIPSAKIDVMELDLCSMASVRKFASDYISSERPLNILINNAGVMATPFQLSQDNIEMQFATNHLGHFLLTNLLLQTMKKTVRECKREGRIVILSSEAHRLPYQEGIRFDKINDESVYNSYYAYGQSKLANILHAKELTRRFKEEGVEITANALHPGSIITNILRYHGYINAVANMVGKYLLKNVQQGAATQCYVALHPQVKGISGEYFMDSNKATPTHLANDSELAKKLWEFSVSLTNQK is encoded by the exons ATGTGGTTTCTTGGTTGGAAAGGAGAATCTGGCTTCTCAGCCTCCTCCACGGCGGAGCAAGTCACTCAAGGCATTGATGGACACGGCCTCACCGCCATCGTCACCG GGGCTACAAGTGGCCTTGGTTTGGAGACGACGCGAGTTCTTGCACTGCGCGGTGTCCATGTTGTTATGGCTGTAAGGAATGTTGAATCTGGCACCAAGGTCAAAGAAACAATATTGAAGGAAATTCCCTCAGCTAAAATTGATGTCATGGAATTAGATCTTTGCTCTATGGCATCTGTTAGGAAGTTTGCATCAGATTATATTTCTTCTGAACGTCCACTCAATATCCTAAT TAACAATGCAGGGGTGATGGCAACTCCATTCCAGCTTTCTCAAGACAACATTGAGATGCAGTTTGCAACGAATCATTTGG GTCATTTTCTCTTGACAAACCTTTTACTACAAACTATGAAAAAAACTGTACGTGAATGCAAACGGGAGGGAAGGATAGTCATTCTATCTTCGGAAGCACACAGACTTCCATATCAAGAAGGAATTCGTTTTGATAAGATCAATGATGAATCAGT GTACAACAGTTATTATGCTTATGGACAATCAAAGCTTGCTAATATTTTGCATGCCAAAGAACTTACGAGGCGCTTTAAG GAAGAAGGAGTTGAAATAACCGCTAACGCACTTCATCCAGGATCAATTATTACAAATATTCTGCGTTACCATGGTTACATTAATG CTGTTGCTAATATGGTGGGTAAATACTTACTTAAAAATGTGCAACAG GGAGCTGCCACTCAATGTTATGTAGCATTGCATCCACAAGTTAAGGGAATATCTGGTGAGTACTTTATGGACAGCAATAAGGCAACGCCAACCCATCTGGCTAACGATTCAGAGCTGGCTAAAAAACTATGGGAGTTCAGCGTAAGCCTAACTAATCAAAAGTAG
- the LOC112732718 gene encoding short-chain dehydrogenase TIC 32, chloroplastic isoform X2: MWFLGWKGESGFSASSTAEQVTQGIDGHGLTAIVTGATSGLGLETTRVLALRGVHVVMAVRNVESGTKVKETILKEIPSAKIDVMELDLCSMASVRKFASDYISSERPLNILINNAGVMATPFQLSQDNIEMQFATNHLGHFLLTNLLLQTMKKTVRECKREGRIVILSSEAHRLPYQEGIRFDKINDESVYYAYGQSKLANILHAKELTRRFKEEGVEITANALHPGSIITNILRYHGYINAVANMVGKYLLKNVQQGAATQCYVALHPQVKGISGEYFMDSNKATPTHLANDSELAKKLWEFSVSLTNQK; the protein is encoded by the exons ATGTGGTTTCTTGGTTGGAAAGGAGAATCTGGCTTCTCAGCCTCCTCCACGGCGGAGCAAGTCACTCAAGGCATTGATGGACACGGCCTCACCGCCATCGTCACCG GGGCTACAAGTGGCCTTGGTTTGGAGACGACGCGAGTTCTTGCACTGCGCGGTGTCCATGTTGTTATGGCTGTAAGGAATGTTGAATCTGGCACCAAGGTCAAAGAAACAATATTGAAGGAAATTCCCTCAGCTAAAATTGATGTCATGGAATTAGATCTTTGCTCTATGGCATCTGTTAGGAAGTTTGCATCAGATTATATTTCTTCTGAACGTCCACTCAATATCCTAAT TAACAATGCAGGGGTGATGGCAACTCCATTCCAGCTTTCTCAAGACAACATTGAGATGCAGTTTGCAACGAATCATTTGG GTCATTTTCTCTTGACAAACCTTTTACTACAAACTATGAAAAAAACTGTACGTGAATGCAAACGGGAGGGAAGGATAGTCATTCTATCTTCGGAAGCACACAGACTTCCATATCAAGAAGGAATTCGTTTTGATAAGATCAATGATGAATCAGT TTATTATGCTTATGGACAATCAAAGCTTGCTAATATTTTGCATGCCAAAGAACTTACGAGGCGCTTTAAG GAAGAAGGAGTTGAAATAACCGCTAACGCACTTCATCCAGGATCAATTATTACAAATATTCTGCGTTACCATGGTTACATTAATG CTGTTGCTAATATGGTGGGTAAATACTTACTTAAAAATGTGCAACAG GGAGCTGCCACTCAATGTTATGTAGCATTGCATCCACAAGTTAAGGGAATATCTGGTGAGTACTTTATGGACAGCAATAAGGCAACGCCAACCCATCTGGCTAACGATTCAGAGCTGGCTAAAAAACTATGGGAGTTCAGCGTAAGCCTAACTAATCAAAAGTAG
- the LOC112732718 gene encoding short-chain dehydrogenase TIC 32, chloroplastic isoform X4, which translates to MWFLGWKGESGFSASSTAEQVTQGIDGHGLTAIVTGATSGLGLETTRVLALRGVHVVMAVRNVESGTKVKETILKEIPSAKIDVMELDLCSMASVRKFASDYISSERPLNILINNAGVMATPFQLSQDNIEMQFATNHLGHFLLTNLLLQTMKKTVRECKREGRIVILSSEAHRLPYQEGIRFDKINDESVYYAYGQSKLANILHAKELTRRFKEEGVEITANALHPGSIITNILRYHGYINGSCHSMLCSIASTS; encoded by the exons ATGTGGTTTCTTGGTTGGAAAGGAGAATCTGGCTTCTCAGCCTCCTCCACGGCGGAGCAAGTCACTCAAGGCATTGATGGACACGGCCTCACCGCCATCGTCACCG GGGCTACAAGTGGCCTTGGTTTGGAGACGACGCGAGTTCTTGCACTGCGCGGTGTCCATGTTGTTATGGCTGTAAGGAATGTTGAATCTGGCACCAAGGTCAAAGAAACAATATTGAAGGAAATTCCCTCAGCTAAAATTGATGTCATGGAATTAGATCTTTGCTCTATGGCATCTGTTAGGAAGTTTGCATCAGATTATATTTCTTCTGAACGTCCACTCAATATCCTAAT TAACAATGCAGGGGTGATGGCAACTCCATTCCAGCTTTCTCAAGACAACATTGAGATGCAGTTTGCAACGAATCATTTGG GTCATTTTCTCTTGACAAACCTTTTACTACAAACTATGAAAAAAACTGTACGTGAATGCAAACGGGAGGGAAGGATAGTCATTCTATCTTCGGAAGCACACAGACTTCCATATCAAGAAGGAATTCGTTTTGATAAGATCAATGATGAATCAGT TTATTATGCTTATGGACAATCAAAGCTTGCTAATATTTTGCATGCCAAAGAACTTACGAGGCGCTTTAAG GAAGAAGGAGTTGAAATAACCGCTAACGCACTTCATCCAGGATCAATTATTACAAATATTCTGCGTTACCATGGTTACATTAATG GGAGCTGCCACTCAATGTTATGTAGCATTGCATCCACAAGTTAA
- the LOC112732718 gene encoding short-chain dehydrogenase TIC 32, chloroplastic isoform X3 gives MWFLGWKGESGFSASSTAEQVTQGIDGHGLTAIVTGATSGLGLETTRVLALRGVHVVMAVRNVESGTKVKETILKEIPSAKIDVMELDLCSMASVRKFASDYISSERPLNILINNAGVMATPFQLSQDNIEMQFATNHLGHFLLTNLLLQTMKKTVRECKREGRIVILSSEAHRLPYQEGIRFDKINDESVYNSYYAYGQSKLANILHAKELTRRFKEEGVEITANALHPGSIITNILRYHGYINGSCHSMLCSIASTS, from the exons ATGTGGTTTCTTGGTTGGAAAGGAGAATCTGGCTTCTCAGCCTCCTCCACGGCGGAGCAAGTCACTCAAGGCATTGATGGACACGGCCTCACCGCCATCGTCACCG GGGCTACAAGTGGCCTTGGTTTGGAGACGACGCGAGTTCTTGCACTGCGCGGTGTCCATGTTGTTATGGCTGTAAGGAATGTTGAATCTGGCACCAAGGTCAAAGAAACAATATTGAAGGAAATTCCCTCAGCTAAAATTGATGTCATGGAATTAGATCTTTGCTCTATGGCATCTGTTAGGAAGTTTGCATCAGATTATATTTCTTCTGAACGTCCACTCAATATCCTAAT TAACAATGCAGGGGTGATGGCAACTCCATTCCAGCTTTCTCAAGACAACATTGAGATGCAGTTTGCAACGAATCATTTGG GTCATTTTCTCTTGACAAACCTTTTACTACAAACTATGAAAAAAACTGTACGTGAATGCAAACGGGAGGGAAGGATAGTCATTCTATCTTCGGAAGCACACAGACTTCCATATCAAGAAGGAATTCGTTTTGATAAGATCAATGATGAATCAGT GTACAACAGTTATTATGCTTATGGACAATCAAAGCTTGCTAATATTTTGCATGCCAAAGAACTTACGAGGCGCTTTAAG GAAGAAGGAGTTGAAATAACCGCTAACGCACTTCATCCAGGATCAATTATTACAAATATTCTGCGTTACCATGGTTACATTAATG GGAGCTGCCACTCAATGTTATGTAGCATTGCATCCACAAGTTAA